CAGCACTTCCTGGATCGGGTATCTTCCCGTCGTACAAATCGCCGCTGATTTGGATCTATCCGCTACCCAGTTCCCATTATCCGCggggatgcggtacgggtccGACAAGATAGCGACGTCCGTTCTCGCTTCTactaccgactgccacagcaactgCTGGGCGGCCGCACAATGGTTGAGGTTGAGCTGCGTTACTATCACGGCTTCCTCGTATAACCACTCAACGGGCACGCAGGTCCACCCATAGCGTGGTTATGTTCCTGCTTCCTGCTCGCGCATAGCGTACACGATGGTGCTTTCTCGCACGTGTGCGCCTTATGGCCCTCTTCGCCGCATCGCCTACATAGGTTACTCCTATCCGGCCCTTTGCACGCCCACGATTTGTGTCCCGGTTCGGGGCAGCGGAAGCACTTGTCGACTACCGGTGGTTGGTAGAGGCTGACTGGACATACTGACCAGCCAACTTTCAGCTTACCAACTTTGATCACCTTGTTAGCGTCGATGGCCGGTAACTTCACCGTGGCAATCTGCGTCCCCTGCGGTCCTCTTCGCAGACGGATGGACGCATTTGCTACCACCACTCCACCTTGATCCTTGATGGCCGAGGCGATCTCTTCCGatgtcgtgacctcgtccagctgcTTGCATTGGAGAGTCACTTCGTCGTGTAGAGCCCTCACTTCTAcgctctcgcctaggacttcctgggCTAGCGCTCCATATGAGGTACCGTTCGCCTGTGAGCCCTTCCTTAAgacaaggatcatctcgcccgctcTCGTCCGCCTTATGCTACAAACCTCTTTACCAAGGTCCGCCAGTTTCTCGGCGCTGCGCATCGCCTTGAGCACGTCGGCGTAGCGCTCTTTCTCTGTTTTAATGAGAAGTGCTTCACCCTTCTGTCTGGCTCTCGCCGGGCGCGTGATTGCCGCTTTCACCTTCGGTTTATTTACTACCGTTTGCCAGGGACCGTCCGACCGCAGGTTGTCTTGGTCGGGTTGGCTTCCCTCCTCCGGTGGCCAACTGGCTCGTTTCGTCCTCGC
The nucleotide sequence above comes from Armigeres subalbatus isolate Guangzhou_Male chromosome 3, GZ_Asu_2, whole genome shotgun sequence. Encoded proteins:
- the LOC134222405 gene encoding uncharacterized protein LOC134222405, which encodes MGVGPVDSFLAYADPALNTEVSTPAWPHCICKDNHGIKKATIPVGIGSEPLRKERFERSPPNASGAREMEMKDTSSEVVVVESDNDTPIVDKQQHNAVEIGSSGILPSLTVVMVQLDDIIDFTNERGNMSRELKLKLLKLRNLVLAAKQEQEVLAARLEGCGKAEKSAQTAPFSFHSTTNMAQEALDFALSDRAVERRTDKRARDSPGIKRFKQNAKRRRESANQKSGPTEVANMGERRKKKARTKRASWPPEEGSQPDQDNLRSDGPWQTVVNKPKVKAAITRPARARQKGEALLIKTEKERYADVLKAMRSAEKLADLGKEVCSIRRTRAGEMILVLRKGSQANGTSYGALAQEVLGESVEVRALHDEVTLQCKQLDEVTTSEEIASAIKDQGGVVVANASIRLRRGPQGTQIATVKLPAIDANKVIKVGKLKVGWSVCPVSLYQPPVVDKCFRCPEPGHKSWACKGPDRSNLCRRCGEEGHKAHTCEKAPSCTLCWLYEEAVIVTQLNLNHCAAAQQLLWQSVVEARTDVAILSDPYRIPADNGNWVADRSKSAAICTTGRYPIQEVLNTRAEGTVISKINEVYYCSCYAPPRWPIEQFTEMVDRLTSDLVGSKPVVIAGDFNAWGVGGSGEVALLTGEGKRC